TCGCTGCTCGCGATCGATGAGCGTCGGCGGGCGTCGATCTTGGCTTCCGAGCAGGCACAGGCGCGGCGCAATGCGGCGTCCAAGGAAATCGGCGACGCCAAGAAGGCCAAGGACGAGGCGCGTGCCGCCAAGCTGATGGCCGAGGTTGCCGAGCTCAAGACCACGATGCCGGAGCTCGAGGCCGCGGCGAAGGCTGCAGACGAGGAGCTGACCAAAGAGCTGTCCGCGATCCCGAACATTCCGTTCGATGAAGTGCCCGACGGCGTCGATGAGCACGGCAATGTCCAGCACCACGTGTTCGGTGTCAGTCGCAACTACGGTTTTGCGCCGAAGCTGCATGACGATCTCGGCACCGCGCTCGGCTACATGGATTTCGAGGCGGCGGCAAAACTCTCCGGCGCGCGCTTCGTGGTGCTGAAGAAGGGGCTGGCGCGCCTTGAGCGCGCGATCGGGCAGTTCATGCTCGACCTGCACACGAATGAGCACGGCTACACCGAGATCAACCCGCCGCTCCTGGTGCGCAACGAGGTGATGTTCGGCACCGGCCAGTTGCCGAAGTTCGAGGACGACCAGTTCTGGGCGATCAAGGGCGAGCTTCTTGCGTCGCCCGATCATGAGCGGCTCAAGACCGAGCGCCTCGGTCTGATCCCGACGGCCGAAGTCTCGCTCACCAACCTCGCGCGCGAATCCATTCTCGACGAGAAGCAACTGCCGATGCGGCTTACCGCGCTGACGCCGTGCTTCCGTGCCGAAGCGGGCGCTGCGGGGCGCGACACCCGCGGCATGATCCGCCAGCATCAGTTCACCAAGGTCGAGCTGGTCTCGATCACGACGCCTGAAACCAGCAAGGACGAGCTGGAGCGGATGCTGTCCTGCGCCGAGCAGGTGCTGCAGAAGCTCGACCTGCATTATCGCGTCATGACGCTCTGCGCAGGGGATATGGGTTTTTCGTCGCAGAAAACCTATGACATCGAAGTATGGATGCCCGGGCAGGGCGAGAGCGGCATGTTCCGCGAAATCTCCAGCTGCTCGGTCTGCGGCGATTTCCAGGCGCGGCGGATGGATGCGCGCTCGCGGGGGCCGGACGGCAAGCCGCGCTTCGTGCACACGCTGAACGGCTCGGGCACGGCGGTCGGCCGCGCGCTGATCGCCGTCATGGAGACCTATCAGCAGGAGGACGGCTCGATTGCCGTCCCGAGCGTGCTTCAGCCTTATATGGGCGGGTTGAAGGTGGTCGCGCGCGAGTAAAGCGTGATTATACGATGTTGCGGCAGAACGTTTGGTTGCGAAGATCGGGCGGCCCGCTATCTTGATGGTGACCAGCGAACGCGAAATCACCGTCCATGGCCTTGCACCGCGACGTCTTCTGGGTCGGCCGACAATGGGCTGTGACCGGTACCGGCATCCAGGCCGTCGACCAGCGCTTGCGTGGCGTGCTGGACATCGACATCGCGCGGCTCTGGGACGACACGTATGTGCAAAGCCGGCGCGCCAAGCCGGGCGTCAATGTCGAGGATTTTGACAAAGCGGTGACGATCGCACGTGAGCGCTTTCCGGAGACACCCGTGTCGGCCCCGTTCATTGCGCAGCTGAAGGCGCTCGGTGCGATCGAGACACCCGTCATCAGCCCCAGTAGTACCGGCGATGCATCTGCGCGCGGAGGGCAAGCTCGCGCGCTTCCTGCCGCAATGGCGCGTCCGCGTGGGATCAATTGCTGCGCTGCGGCGATGAGCAGGGATTACGGGTGAGATCTGCGCCGAAGCCGGTTTGCCTGATCCGCCATAGCCGGATAAGACGGCCTGACCCCAGCTCAGGAATCGACCACCGGCATGCGCATTCTCTGTACCAATGACGACGGCATCCACGCTCCCGGCCTCAAGGTCGTGGAGGAGATCGCACGCGCGCTGTCCGACGATGTCTGGGTGGTGGCGCCTGAGCTCGATCAGTCCGGCGTGTCGCATTCGCTGTCGCTGAACGATCCCCTGCGCCTGCGCGACGTCGGGCCTCGGCACTTCGCGGTGCGCGGCACGCCGACCGACTGCGTCATCATGGGCGCGCGCCATATCCTCGGCGCCAAGCTGCCCGATGTCGTGCTCTCCGGCGTCAACAAGGGCCGCAACGTTGCAGAGGACGTGGTCTACTCCGGTACCATCGCCGGCGCGCTCGAAGGCACCATTCTGGGCATCCCGTCGTTCGCGCTGTCGCAGGAATTCAGCGTCGAGACGCGCGAGCGGCCGCCGTGGGACACCGCGCGCAAATTCGGTCCCGACATCCTGCGCAAGGTGATCAAGGCCGGCATCCCGAAGGACACCGTCATCAACGTCAACTTCCCGTCTTGCGCGCCGGAGGACGTGCTAGGCATTCGCGTCACGCGGCAGGGCAAGCGCAATCTCGGCTTCCTCAGGATCGACGAGCGCAGGGACGGCCGCAACAATCCCTATTTCTGGATCGGCTTCGAACGCGCAGCAATGATGGACACGCCGGCCGACGGCACCGATCTCGCGGCGCTGCGCGAGCGCTACGTCTCGGTCACGCCACTTCGGCTCGACCGCACCAATGAAGCGTTTTCCGAAGAGCTCAGCGCGACGCTCAAGTAGCGGCTAGCCGGCGCGAAGCGCGGCTTCGATGGTCTTGCCGAGTGCGTCGAGCTGAAACGGCTTCTGCAGCGCCGGCCGGTCGCGATATTGCTCGGGCAGGCCCGACGAGCCGTAGCCCGTGGCAAAGATGAAGGGGCAGCCCTTGTCCCTGATGAGATCGGCAACCGGCGAGATGACCTTGCCGTTGACGTTGACGTCGAGGATGGCGATATCGAACTCGGTGTCCTGGGCCAGCCGCAGGGCCTCGTTGATCTCGCCCGCTTCAGCCGCGACCTTGTAACCGAGCTCCTCCAGCATATCCGCGACCATCATTCTGATCATGACCTCGTCCTCGACGAGGAATACAGAGCGGCCCGAAAGCCCGGTCGCGGTCATTGTCGTTGAGTCCTTGCCCATCTCCGGAAAACGTTCGCAGATAACACGAATCGACGCAATGCGCGTTTCGGCCAGCGGGCGCCCGAAAATGGCGTTTGCGGCCGGCCCGCTGCAAGCCAATTTGTGGTCAAATACCGCAGCAAAAGGCTATCATAGGTTCCTGAGCAGGAACAGGATTCTTGCCCGGGCCTGAGCGACGCGTGCACCGATCCGGCCCTCTGACGAGACGATATAAGCAGCGATGACCTCCAATCAGCCCCCGCCGGAAAAGATGATGTTTCAGCTCACGCTGAGGCGTCGCGGCATCAGCGATCAAACCGTGCTGCGGACCATGGAGGAGGTGCCGCGCGACCTGTTCGTCGACGAGGCTGATCGCGATGGCGCCTACCGTGACAGCGCGCTGCCGATCGCCTGCGGACAGACCATCAGCCAGCCTTTCGTCGTCGCCTACATGACCGAGCAGCTTCAGCTCCAGAAGACCCACCGCGTGCTCGAGATCGGCGCAGGCTCCGGCTATCAGGCCGCCGTGCTGTCGAAGCTCGCGCGCGAGGTGCTGACGGTCGAGCGCTACCGCAAGCTCGCGGATGCTGCACGCGCCAGGCTCGAAAAGCTCGGCTGTCACAATGTCGAGGTGATGCTCGGCGACGGTCTCAATCTGCCGCCGAACATCGGCCCGTTCGACCGCATCATCGTCACCGCCGCAGTGGAGCAGATTCCGGAGAACCTGGTCGAGCGGCTCGAGGTCGGCGGCATCCTGATTGCGCCGGTCGGCCCGCATCAGGGCGTGCAGACGTTGATCCGGCTCAATCGGACCGAAGCCGGGATCGAACGCAAGGAACTCGTCGAGGTCCGTTTCGTGCCGGCGCTGCCTGGCGTGGCGCGGGAGCTGTAGAACTCCGGATCGGCAGTGCATCCAACATCTTATTGGGAGGGTTAAGCCGTTATTTACTCGGCGCGTGTTTACTTAAAAGACCAGTTCTGTTGCGTACGAGTGAGTAACCATGTCTGTTGTCGCCGAGTTGCTTTACTCGCGCCGCGTACCGCAGGTCGCGGTGCTGGCGCTAATTTCCTTCAGCTTCGCAGGGTGCAGTGCCGACATGCAGTCGCGCCTGTCCCAGTCGAACTTCTCCAATCCCTTCTCTGAATCGACCGGTTCGGTCCAGCAAGCCCCGCCGCCGCAGCGCGAGCTGCCGCAATATTCGCGGCCGCAGACTCAGCCCGGCTATTATCAATCCCAGGCCTTGCCGCCGCCTGCGGTCGCCGCGCCGCAATCCTACCCGGTTGCAGCGGGTGGGGGCGTCTCCGGAGGTGGTCGCGGGCTCGGCTCCTACACACCGCCGGCTCAGCCGCGTCTTGAAGCTACCGGCACCGTGCCGCCGCGCTCGGTCGCGGCCGCCCAGCCGGTCGGCGGGACCAAGATCATCGTCGGCACCAGCGACACGCTCGACGTGCTCGCCAAGCGCTATCACGTGACGCCGCAGGCGATCATGGCCGCCAACGGCTATAAGGGGCCACGCGCGCTCTCGCCCGGCCAGCAACTGGTCATTCCGCATCCCGGTGCAACGGCTGCTGCTCCGGCGCCGGTCATGGCTCCGGTTGCTGCTGCTCCGGCGATGGCGCCGAAGCCGGTTGCGGCCGTCGCCGCGCCGCCGAGCAGTCACTTCGTCAATCGCGGCGATACGCTCGCCAGCATCACCCGCAAGAACCATATCTCCGCGGCCGAGCTCGCGCGCGCCAACGGTCTCGCACCGTCGGCAAAACTCAAGCTCGGCACCAAGCTGACCGTGCCTGGCGCCAAGACCGCAGCGGTTGCCGCTCCGCTTGCTCCGGCGCCGGTTGCCGCGGCCCCCGTGGCGGCTGCGCTGCAGCCGGTTGCGGCCGCTCCCGCGCCGACCACCAAGATGGCCGCTGTTGCCCAGCCGGCGCAGAGCGCGCGCCTGGCCCAGGCCACCACCAATATCGAAGAGAAAGCCGTCGAGACGCCGGCGAAAGCGGCGGAGACCACCAGCTCGCTGCCGACCTTCCGCTGGCCGGTGCGCGGCAAGGTGATCACGAGCTACGGCGCCAAGACCAACGGCAAGTCCAATGACGGCATCAATGTCGCGGTGCCCGAGGGGACGCCGGTCAAGGCGGCTGAAGACGGTGTGGTTGCCTATTCCGGCAACGAGCTGAAGGGCTACGGCAATCTGGTCCTGGTTCGGCACTCCAACGGCTACGTCACCGCATATGCCCATGCGAGTGAGCTGTTGGTGAAGCGCGGCGATCCAATCAAGCGCGGTCAGGTCATTGCCAAGTCGGGTCAATCCGGGGAGGTGGCGTCGCCGCAGCTCCACTTCGAGATCCGTAAGGGATCGAGCCCGGTTGACCCGCTTCAATTTCTGAACGGGGCGTGAGGCTCACGCTTCGGTCGGGTAGACTCCGTCCACATACGAGCTGTCATCGTCCGCGAAGGCGGACGATCCAGTATTCCAGAGACGGTCATTGTTGAGCCGATAGGCCGCGGCGCACTGGATTCCCCGCCTTCGCGGGGAATGACATTTGTGGGTGAAGCGAGACCGCCCCTTACGTCGCCGTCAGCTTCACGCCGAGCCGTCCTGCCAGCTCCTGCACGAACTGCCAGGCGACGCGGCCTGAGCGCGAGCCGCGCGTCGTCGACCATTCCAGCGCCTCGCGCTCCAGCGCCTCATCGTCGACCTTGATGCCGAAATGGTTGCAATAGCCGCGCACCATGGCGAGATACTCGTCCTGGCTGCAGCGGTGGAAGCCGAGCCACAGGCCGAAGCGGTCCGACAGCGAAACCTTCTCTTCGACCGCTTCGCCGGGATTAATTGCGGTCGAGCGCTCGTTCTCGATCATCTCGCGCGCGAGCAGATGGCGTCGGTTGGAGGTGGCGTAGAGGATGACGTTCTCGGGCCGGCCCTCGATGCCGCCTTCGAGCACGGCCTTGAGCGACTTGTAGGACGCATCATTGCCGTCGAAGGAGAGGTCGTCGCAGAACACGATGAAGCGGAAGGACGAGGCGCGCAGTTGCTCCATCAGCGCCGGCAGGCTCTCGATGTCCTCGCGATGGATCTCGATCAGCTTCAGTTTATCGGCGGGTTTGCGGTCGCCGTTGATGCTGGCGTGGGCGGCTTTCACGAGCGAGGACTTGCCCATGCCGCGCGCGCCCCAGAGCAGGGCGTTGTTGGCGGGCAGGCCGTTGGCGAACCGCTCGCTGTTCTCCATCAGGATGTCGCGCATCCGGTCGACGCCCTTGAGCAGGAACAGCTCGACGCGGCTGACCCGCAGCACCGCAGCAAGGCGGCCGTCGGGGTGCCAGACATAGGCGTCCGCCTGTTTGAACGACTCGCGCGCAACAGCCGGCTTGCCCTGGGCGGCGAGGTGCACCGCGATGGTCTCCAGCGCGCGGACGATGCGGTCCTGGGACAGGCCCGGGTCCGCCTTTGAGACCGCCTTGGGGCGTTTTGCCGCGACCTGGGCGGGCTTCGTGGCAGGGGTGCGGGGGCCTTTGCCGGCCGGGCTTTTGCTTGGTTTTTTGGGCATGTCCGAAGTTCCTGAGAATGCAGCCTTATCGGGCCTGACGGCGCGCCGCAAGGTGGCCAAATCGACGGTCTGGCAGCGTTGCAATTGGGGCGGTGGCCGCTATAGTCCGCGCGAATTTGACCGAACCGGTCGCCTTCAGGGCCTGACCGGTTTTCCCCCGTTTCCACGAGGATCGTCCGAATGTTCATTACCCCTGCGTATGCCCAGGCTGCGGGCGCCGGTGACACCAACAGCATGTTGATGTCGCTGCTGCCGTTCGCCCTGATCTTCGTGATCATGTACTTCCTGATTCTGCGTCCACAGCAGAAGAAGGTGAAGGATCACGCCGAGCTCGTGAAGAACATCCGCCGCGGCGACACCGTCGTGACCTCGGGCGGTCTGGTCGGCAAGGTCACCAAGGTGGTCGATGACGATCAGATCGAGTTCGAGATTTCCGACGGCGTGCGCGTGCGCCAGATGCGGTCGATGATTTCGGGCGTGCGCGCCAAGGGCGAGCCGGCCAAGGACAGCGCGAAGGAAAGCGCCAAGGACGACGCCGCGGCGAAGTGAGCGCGTCCGCGAGTCTTTATAATAAGTTTCCTGCAAATCTCCTGATCTGACAGGTCCAGTCGATGTTGTATTTCACGCGGTGGAGGGCGCTCGGGATTATCCTGATAGCGCTGGTCGTGTGCCTCTGCGCGGTCCCGAACTTCTTCCCCGAAGCGCAGGTCAAGACCTGGCCCGCCTGGGCGCAGCGCCGGCTCGTGCTCGGCCTCGACCTTCAGGGTGGCTCCTATCTGCTGCTCGAGGTCGATGCCAACTACGTCAAGAAGGAAAAGCTCGACCAGGTCCGCGACGACGTCCGTCGCTCGCTGCGCGAGGCCAAAATCGGCTATACTGGCCTCGTGACCCGCGGCGACACCGTCGAGGTCCGGGTCAAGGATACCGATCACCAGGCTGCGCTGACCAAGCTGCGTGACCTCTCACAACCGATCGGCGGCCTGCTCGGGTCGAGCGCCCAGCGCGATCTCGACATATCCGATGCCGGCGGCGGGTTGATCCGCCTGGCACTGTCGCAGCCAGCAATGGTCGAGCGCATGCGCAAGACCATCGAGCAGTCGATCCAGATCGTCGAGCGGCGCGTCAACGAGCTCGGCACCGTCGAGCCGGTGATCCAGCGCCAGGGCACGGACCGCATCCTGGTGCAGGTCCCGGGCCTTCAGGACCCGACGCATCTGAAAGAGCTGCTCGGCAAGACCGCGAAGATGGAATTCCGCATGGTCGACACCTCGGTGCCGCCGGACCAGGCGCAGCGTGGCGGACTGCCGCCGGATTCCGAGCTGCTGATGAGCCAGAGCTCGCCGAAGGTGCCCTACGTCGTCAAGAAGCAGGTGCTGGTGTCGGGCGGCGAGCTCACCGATGCGCAGACCGGATTTGACCAGCGCACCAACGAGCCGATCGTCTCGTTCCGCTTCAACTCCACCGGCGCCCGCAAATTCGCGCAGGCCACGCAGGAGAATGTGGGTCTGCCGTTCGCGATCGTGCTCGACAACGAGGTGATCTCGGCACCGGTGATCCGCGAGCCCATCACGGGCGGGCAGGGGCAGATTTCGGGCAATTTCACCGTTCAGTCCGCCAACGATCTGGCCGTGCTGCTGCGCGCCGGCGCGCTGCCGGCGCCGCTCACGGTGGTCGAAGAGCGCACCGTCGGTCCGGGCCTCGGCCAGGATTCGATCGAGAAGGGCGAGCTTGCGGCCTATGTCGGCTCGATCATGGTCATCGTGTTCATGCTCTTGACCTACCGGCTGTTCGGCGTGTTCGCCAACATCGCGGTGACGATCAACGTCGCCATGATCTTCGGCCTGTTGTCGCTGCTCAACGCCACGCTGACGCTGCCCGGCATCGCCGGCATCGTGCTCACCGTCGGCATCGCGGTCGATAGCAACGTGCTGATCTATGAGCGTATCCGCGAGGAGTTGCGCGGCGGCCGCAACGCGATCTCGGCGATCGACGCCGGTTTCAAGCGGGCGCTTGCGACCATCCTCGATTCCAATATCACCACCTTCATTGCCGCCGCGGTGCTGTTCTATATCGGCACCGGCCCGGTGCGCGGCTTCGCCGTGACGCTGGGCATCGGCATCATCACCACGGTGTTCACCGCCTTCACGCTGACCCGGCTGATCGTGGCCGGGTGGGTGCGGTGGAAGCGGCCGCAGAGCGTGCCGATCTAGGAGCCTGACCGTGACTCACATTGTTCTCATCGGGCTCGGTATCCTGATCACAGTCCTCACCGTGGTCTCGGTGTTCGGCTGGCTGCCGTCGCTGCGCATCGTCCCTGATGATACGCATTTCGACTTCACGCGCTTCCGTCGCATCAGCTTCCCGATCTCGGCGGCGCTGTCGATTGTCGCCATCACGCTGTTCTTCACCCACGGCCTGAATTTCGGCATCGACTTCCGCGGCGGCACGCTGCTGGAGGTGCGGGCCAAGTCCGGCACCGCCGACATCGCGGCGATGCGCACGACACTGGATGGTCTGCGCCTGGGCGAAGTCCAGATCCAGCAAATCGGCGGTCCGGCGGACGTCCTGATCCGTGTCGCGGAGCAGCCGGGCGGCGACGCCGCGCAGCAGGGAGCCGTGCAGAAGGTCCGCACGGCACTCGGCGATTCCTTCGAATATCGCCGCGTCGAAGTGGTCGGTCCGCGCGTTTCCGGCGAGTTGCTGGCCTTCGGCATGCTCGGCCTGATGCTCGCGATCGTCTCGATCCTGATCTACCTCTGGTTCCGGTTCGAATGGCAGTTCGCGCTCGGCGCCATGATCGCCAACGTGCACGATATCGTGTTGACCATCGGCTTCATGTCGATCAGCCAGGTCGATTTCGACTTGACCAGCATCGCGGCGCTTCTGACCATTCTCGGTTATTCGCTCAACGATACCGTCGTCATCTATGACCGCATCCGTGAAATGCTGCGGCGCTACAAGAAGATGCCGATGCCGCAGCTGCTGAACGAGTCCATCAACTCGACGCTGTCGCGTTCGATCATCACCCATTTCACCGTGACGCTGGCGCTGCTCG
This portion of the Bradyrhizobium diazoefficiens genome encodes:
- the serS gene encoding serine--tRNA ligase — protein: MHDIKSIRDNPQAFDAGLARRGLKPLSASLLAIDERRRASILASEQAQARRNAASKEIGDAKKAKDEARAAKLMAEVAELKTTMPELEAAAKAADEELTKELSAIPNIPFDEVPDGVDEHGNVQHHVFGVSRNYGFAPKLHDDLGTALGYMDFEAAAKLSGARFVVLKKGLARLERAIGQFMLDLHTNEHGYTEINPPLLVRNEVMFGTGQLPKFEDDQFWAIKGELLASPDHERLKTERLGLIPTAEVSLTNLARESILDEKQLPMRLTALTPCFRAEAGAAGRDTRGMIRQHQFTKVELVSITTPETSKDELERMLSCAEQVLQKLDLHYRVMTLCAGDMGFSSQKTYDIEVWMPGQGESGMFREISSCSVCGDFQARRMDARSRGPDGKPRFVHTLNGSGTAVGRALIAVMETYQQEDGSIAVPSVLQPYMGGLKVVARE
- the surE gene encoding 5'/3'-nucleotidase SurE; this encodes MRILCTNDDGIHAPGLKVVEEIARALSDDVWVVAPELDQSGVSHSLSLNDPLRLRDVGPRHFAVRGTPTDCVIMGARHILGAKLPDVVLSGVNKGRNVAEDVVYSGTIAGALEGTILGIPSFALSQEFSVETRERPPWDTARKFGPDILRKVIKAGIPKDTVINVNFPSCAPEDVLGIRVTRQGKRNLGFLRIDERRDGRNNPYFWIGFERAAMMDTPADGTDLAALRERYVSVTPLRLDRTNEAFSEELSATLK
- a CDS encoding response regulator, producing MTATGLSGRSVFLVEDEVMIRMMVADMLEELGYKVAAEAGEINEALRLAQDTEFDIAILDVNVNGKVISPVADLIRDKGCPFIFATGYGSSGLPEQYRDRPALQKPFQLDALGKTIEAALRAG
- a CDS encoding protein-L-isoaspartate(D-aspartate) O-methyltransferase, translating into MTSNQPPPEKMMFQLTLRRRGISDQTVLRTMEEVPRDLFVDEADRDGAYRDSALPIACGQTISQPFVVAYMTEQLQLQKTHRVLEIGAGSGYQAAVLSKLAREVLTVERYRKLADAARARLEKLGCHNVEVMLGDGLNLPPNIGPFDRIIVTAAVEQIPENLVERLEVGGILIAPVGPHQGVQTLIRLNRTEAGIERKELVEVRFVPALPGVAREL
- a CDS encoding LysM peptidoglycan-binding domain-containing M23 family metallopeptidase, which gives rise to MSVVAELLYSRRVPQVAVLALISFSFAGCSADMQSRLSQSNFSNPFSESTGSVQQAPPPQRELPQYSRPQTQPGYYQSQALPPPAVAAPQSYPVAAGGGVSGGGRGLGSYTPPAQPRLEATGTVPPRSVAAAQPVGGTKIIVGTSDTLDVLAKRYHVTPQAIMAANGYKGPRALSPGQQLVIPHPGATAAAPAPVMAPVAAAPAMAPKPVAAVAAPPSSHFVNRGDTLASITRKNHISAAELARANGLAPSAKLKLGTKLTVPGAKTAAVAAPLAPAPVAAAPVAAALQPVAAAPAPTTKMAAVAQPAQSARLAQATTNIEEKAVETPAKAAETTSSLPTFRWPVRGKVITSYGAKTNGKSNDGINVAVPEGTPVKAAEDGVVAYSGNELKGYGNLVLVRHSNGYVTAYAHASELLVKRGDPIKRGQVIAKSGQSGEVASPQLHFEIRKGSSPVDPLQFLNGA
- a CDS encoding ATP-binding protein; translation: MPKKPSKSPAGKGPRTPATKPAQVAAKRPKAVSKADPGLSQDRIVRALETIAVHLAAQGKPAVARESFKQADAYVWHPDGRLAAVLRVSRVELFLLKGVDRMRDILMENSERFANGLPANNALLWGARGMGKSSLVKAAHASINGDRKPADKLKLIEIHREDIESLPALMEQLRASSFRFIVFCDDLSFDGNDASYKSLKAVLEGGIEGRPENVILYATSNRRHLLAREMIENERSTAINPGEAVEEKVSLSDRFGLWLGFHRCSQDEYLAMVRGYCNHFGIKVDDEALEREALEWSTTRGSRSGRVAWQFVQELAGRLGVKLTAT
- the yajC gene encoding preprotein translocase subunit YajC; its protein translation is MFITPAYAQAAGAGDTNSMLMSLLPFALIFVIMYFLILRPQQKKVKDHAELVKNIRRGDTVVTSGGLVGKVTKVVDDDQIEFEISDGVRVRQMRSMISGVRAKGEPAKDSAKESAKDDAAAK
- the secD gene encoding protein translocase subunit SecD: MLYFTRWRALGIILIALVVCLCAVPNFFPEAQVKTWPAWAQRRLVLGLDLQGGSYLLLEVDANYVKKEKLDQVRDDVRRSLREAKIGYTGLVTRGDTVEVRVKDTDHQAALTKLRDLSQPIGGLLGSSAQRDLDISDAGGGLIRLALSQPAMVERMRKTIEQSIQIVERRVNELGTVEPVIQRQGTDRILVQVPGLQDPTHLKELLGKTAKMEFRMVDTSVPPDQAQRGGLPPDSELLMSQSSPKVPYVVKKQVLVSGGELTDAQTGFDQRTNEPIVSFRFNSTGARKFAQATQENVGLPFAIVLDNEVISAPVIREPITGGQGQISGNFTVQSANDLAVLLRAGALPAPLTVVEERTVGPGLGQDSIEKGELAAYVGSIMVIVFMLLTYRLFGVFANIAVTINVAMIFGLLSLLNATLTLPGIAGIVLTVGIAVDSNVLIYERIREELRGGRNAISAIDAGFKRALATILDSNITTFIAAAVLFYIGTGPVRGFAVTLGIGIITTVFTAFTLTRLIVAGWVRWKRPQSVPI
- the secF gene encoding protein translocase subunit SecF, with protein sequence MTHIVLIGLGILITVLTVVSVFGWLPSLRIVPDDTHFDFTRFRRISFPISAALSIVAITLFFTHGLNFGIDFRGGTLLEVRAKSGTADIAAMRTTLDGLRLGEVQIQQIGGPADVLIRVAEQPGGDAAQQGAVQKVRTALGDSFEYRRVEVVGPRVSGELLAFGMLGLMLAIVSILIYLWFRFEWQFALGAMIANVHDIVLTIGFMSISQVDFDLTSIAALLTILGYSLNDTVVIYDRIREMLRRYKKMPMPQLLNESINSTLSRSIITHFTVTLALLALLLFGGHAIHSFTAVMMFGVVLVGTYTSIFIAAPILIYLGVGEHREDAREEAPPAKKNKA